A region of Deinococcus rubellus DNA encodes the following proteins:
- a CDS encoding DUF427 domain-containing protein — MMHRPVPEPTAPGQESVWAYPRPPRLEHTDKRLQIWLGGELIADTDWSRAPAFRVLETSHPPGYYLPPDAFKAGVLSPASGSSMCEFKGAATYWTLTGGTQAARAAGWSYERPTPAFREMAGCVAVYAGAMDECRVAGEVVTPQPGEFYGGWITADIKGPFKGAPGTMGW; from the coding sequence ATGATGCACCGTCCTGTTCCAGAGCCCACCGCGCCCGGCCAGGAATCGGTCTGGGCCTACCCGCGCCCGCCCAGACTGGAGCACACCGACAAGCGCCTCCAGATCTGGCTGGGCGGCGAACTGATCGCCGACACCGACTGGAGCCGCGCGCCCGCCTTCCGGGTGCTGGAAACCTCGCACCCGCCTGGTTACTATCTGCCGCCTGACGCCTTCAAAGCGGGCGTGCTCAGCCCGGCCAGCGGCAGCAGTATGTGCGAATTCAAGGGCGCGGCGACCTACTGGACCCTGACCGGCGGTACCCAGGCGGCGCGGGCGGCGGGCTGGAGTTACGAGCGCCCCACCCCGGCCTTCCGCGAGATGGCCGGGTGCGTGGCGGTCTACGCTGGAGCAATGGACGAGTGCCGGGTGGCCGGGGAAGTGGTCACGCCGCAGCCGGGCGAATTCTATGGCGGCTGGATCACGGCGGACATCAAGGGGCCGTTCAAGGGCGCGCCGGGCACGATGGGTTGGTGA
- a CDS encoding Jag family protein, which yields MDKPNLDDYLANLGISEGDDAPNVVEAALGSAAPLAEHQEPLEVFEQFMRGVVEHLGGDLTLSVRDAGEALEADIGGERASKLAGRDGRTLGAIEVLAYAVLAKHAGRSDVRVRVDAGGFKRRQADNLAKLAERLAVQVAKSGEPHELQPMPPAERRVIHVALKDHSLVTTESVGEGPGRHLVIRPRTEMTE from the coding sequence ATGGACAAACCAAACCTCGACGACTACCTCGCCAACCTGGGCATCAGCGAGGGAGACGACGCGCCGAACGTGGTCGAGGCGGCGCTGGGCAGCGCTGCGCCGCTCGCCGAACACCAGGAGCCACTAGAGGTCTTTGAGCAGTTCATGCGCGGCGTTGTCGAGCACCTGGGCGGCGACCTGACCCTCAGCGTACGAGACGCGGGCGAGGCGCTGGAAGCCGACATCGGCGGCGAGCGGGCCAGCAAGCTGGCGGGGCGCGACGGGCGCACCCTGGGCGCAATCGAGGTGCTGGCCTACGCGGTGCTGGCCAAGCACGCCGGGCGCAGCGACGTGCGGGTGCGGGTGGACGCCGGGGGCTTCAAGCGGCGGCAGGCCGACAACCTCGCCAAGCTGGCCGAGCGTTTGGCGGTGCAGGTCGCCAAGAGCGGCGAGCCGCACGAACTCCAGCCGATGCCGCCCGCCGAGCGCCGGGTCATTCACGTGGCGCTCAAGGACCATTCGCTGGTCACCACCGAGTCGGTGGGGGAGGGGCCTGGCCGCCACCTGGTGATCAGGCCGCGCACCGAAATGACCGAGTGA
- the ung gene encoding uracil-DNA glycosylase, giving the protein MTDSQPGLFGSGADAAQAPAPVPDLPESWRRALAAEFTQPYFQTLMQFVDAERSAGPVFPAPEDVFNALKLTPLDGVKVLILGQDPYHGAGQAQGLAFSVRPGVRVPPSLQNIYKELRDDVGFSVPRHGDLRPWAAQGVLLLNAVLTVRQAEANSHAGKGWEKFTDAVINAVNARSERVVFVLWGAYARKKTKLITGPQHVVIESAHPSPLSVTRFMGTRPFSQVNAALSEAGRSVVDWQLPMQAGE; this is encoded by the coding sequence ATGACCGACTCTCAACCTGGCCTGTTCGGGAGCGGGGCCGATGCTGCTCAGGCTCCCGCGCCCGTGCCCGACTTGCCCGAGTCCTGGCGGCGGGCGCTGGCCGCTGAATTCACCCAGCCGTATTTTCAGACCCTGATGCAGTTCGTGGACGCCGAGCGCAGCGCCGGTCCGGTGTTTCCCGCGCCGGAAGACGTGTTCAACGCCCTGAAACTTACCCCGCTGGACGGGGTGAAGGTGCTGATCCTGGGACAGGACCCCTACCACGGGGCCGGGCAGGCGCAGGGGCTGGCCTTCAGCGTGCGGCCCGGCGTGCGGGTGCCGCCGAGTTTGCAAAATATCTACAAAGAGTTGCGTGACGACGTGGGCTTCTCGGTTCCCAGGCACGGTGATCTGCGGCCCTGGGCTGCCCAGGGCGTGCTGCTGCTCAATGCCGTGCTGACGGTGCGGCAGGCCGAGGCCAACAGCCACGCTGGGAAAGGCTGGGAGAAGTTCACCGACGCCGTGATCAACGCCGTGAACGCCAGATCGGAGCGTGTCGTGTTCGTGCTGTGGGGAGCCTACGCCCGTAAGAAGACCAAGCTGATCACGGGGCCGCAGCACGTCGTCATCGAGTCGGCGCACCCCAGCCCACTGAGCGTCACCAGATTCATGGGCACCCGGCCCTTCAGTCAGGTCAACGCGGCCCTCTCGGAAGCGGGGCGCAGCGTGGTTGACTGGCAACTGCCGATGCAGGCAGGCGAGTAG
- a CDS encoding GNAT family N-acetyltransferase has product MTDLDQLKLRPLRPGDEEDAVRWAADEGFCRAADWTLNLAPDKVREHWRKTVAGLGLDFLRLGVELHDALVGHVDLACLTAHSGEFGIVIERPRWRQGVGLAAGRLLLAHAFGTLELEEVTATVHTPNLPSHALMRRLGFAEEGEAEPEQYQGEVVAVTRYTLKRQDYSP; this is encoded by the coding sequence ATGACTGACCTGGATCAGCTCAAGCTCCGCCCGCTGCGCCCGGGCGACGAGGAAGATGCCGTGCGCTGGGCTGCCGATGAAGGGTTCTGCCGCGCCGCCGACTGGACGCTGAATCTCGCGCCCGACAAGGTGCGCGAACACTGGCGCAAAACTGTCGCTGGACTCGGCCTGGACTTTCTGCGGCTGGGCGTGGAACTTCATGATGCATTGGTGGGCCATGTTGATCTGGCGTGCCTCACCGCCCATTCCGGCGAGTTCGGCATCGTCATCGAGCGTCCGCGCTGGCGACAGGGTGTTGGATTGGCGGCGGGAAGGTTGCTGCTCGCTCACGCTTTTGGAACCCTGGAGCTGGAAGAAGTCACGGCCACCGTTCACACTCCGAATCTGCCCTCGCATGCGCTGATGCGGCGGCTGGGTTTCGCGGAGGAGGGTGAGGCCGAGCCGGAGCAGTATCAGGGCGAGGTGGTGGCGGTAACGCGCTACACGCTCAAACGGCAGGACTACTCACCGTGA
- the prmC gene encoding peptide chain release factor N(5)-glutamine methyltransferase: MSTDGLRLDLSECQVYTLKLGLRETTERLRQAGVPSPETDAREIMQRVANLSRLELLMRGEQPIKVRQLRHLEQLTRRREAREPLQYLLSPIEWADLHLNVSPAALIPRPETEVLLALALQTLQRWAAPRVLEVGTGTGALALGVKQARPEAQVMGSDISPEALALARRNAQLNNLDVAFVQADLLTGLSGPYDLLLSNPPYLPDTDRAEAQPEVSFDPELALYSGPDGLDLARRMCQDAPRVLAPGGTLWLELDPRNVEVMAAELRAAGWSAEVHPDLTGRQRFLTARQVGGRVNLDGR; this comes from the coding sequence GTGAGCACCGACGGCCTGCGGCTGGACCTCTCCGAGTGTCAGGTGTATACGCTCAAGCTGGGGCTGCGCGAGACCACCGAGCGTCTACGGCAGGCCGGGGTGCCCTCACCTGAAACCGACGCCCGCGAGATCATGCAGCGGGTCGCCAACCTCAGCCGCCTCGAATTGTTGATGCGGGGCGAGCAGCCCATCAAGGTGAGGCAATTACGACACCTCGAACAGCTCACCCGCCGCCGCGAGGCCCGCGAACCGCTCCAGTACCTGCTCAGTCCCATCGAATGGGCCGACTTGCACCTGAACGTTTCGCCCGCTGCGCTGATTCCCCGTCCTGAAACGGAAGTGCTGCTCGCTCTGGCACTGCAAACCTTGCAGCGCTGGGCCGCTCCCCGCGTGCTGGAGGTGGGCACTGGAACGGGGGCGCTGGCGCTGGGCGTCAAGCAGGCCAGGCCGGAGGCCCAGGTCATGGGCAGCGACATCAGCCCGGAAGCGCTGGCCCTGGCCCGCCGAAATGCCCAGCTCAACAACCTAGATGTGGCGTTCGTGCAGGCCGATCTGCTGACTGGGCTGAGCGGTCCCTACGATCTGCTGCTCAGTAACCCGCCGTATCTGCCGGACACTGACCGGGCTGAGGCGCAGCCGGAAGTCAGTTTCGACCCGGAACTAGCCCTCTACAGCGGCCCCGACGGCCTCGATCTGGCCCGCCGAATGTGCCAGGACGCGCCGCGTGTGCTGGCTCCCGGCGGCACGCTCTGGCTCGAACTCGACCCGCGCAACGTGGAGGTGATGGCTGCCGAACTGCGTGCGGCAGGCTGGAGCGCCGAGGTTCATCCGGACCTGACCGGGCGGCAGCGTTTTCTGACGGCCAGGCAGGTTGGCGGCCGAGTCAACCTGGACGGGCGCTGA
- a CDS encoding IS630 family transposase (programmed frameshift): MTDRWLPSHLTRTQLEERRLHFLELLETQAHSTQELAEFLGVKASTISTWKHRLRHQGSDALQATVTTGRAPALCGEQRETLKRLLCEGAQVHGFPDASWSTLRVRDVIGRHFDIWHHRDHVRRILHQLGFSRQKPDKRALEQNPDAVATWIQTTLPENQKKVAAGATLVFLDEVGFSLKGTVKQTWALRGQTPVVLGKASWDKVSTIGAVTTAGQFFQQTQHGAFKGPDVICFLQHILTHVPGEIVVVLDNAGIHKSKAVTAFVTGESRLSLQYLPPYAPELNPIELVWAYMKRNILGNFCARTLQELKARLRVGWQRVRYVRLPARLLHSYLPS; the protein is encoded by the exons ATGACCGACCGTTGGCTACCCTCGCACCTGACCCGAACTCAACTCGAAGAACGTCGGCTGCACTTCCTCGAACTCCTCGAGACTCAAGCGCACAGTACCCAGGAACTCGCTGAGTTCTTGGGCGTCAAGGCGAGTACCATCAGCACGTGGAAACATCGCCTGCGGCACCAGGGTTCAGACGCGCTGCAGGCCACGGTGACCACGGGAAGAGCGCCAGCGCTCTGCGGGGAACAGCGGGAGACACTCAAGCGTCTCCTGTGCGAAGGCGCGCAGGTCCACGGCTTTCCTGACGCCAGTTGGAGCACCTTGCGGGTCAGAGACGTCATTGGTCGTCACTTCGATATCTGGCATCACCGCGATCACGTCCGCAGAATCCTGCACCAGTTGGGCTTTTCCCGCCAGAAGCCAGACAAACGCGCCCTGGAACAGAACCCGGACGCTGTGGCGACCTGGATTCAGACCACCCTTCCCGAGA ATCAAAAAAAAGTAGCTGCCGGTGCGACCCTGGTGTTCCTGGATGAAGTGGGCTTCAGTCTCAAAGGCACGGTGAAGCAGACCTGGGCGCTGCGCGGCCAGACCCCCGTGGTCCTCGGGAAAGCGAGCTGGGATAAGGTCTCAACCATCGGTGCGGTGACCACTGCTGGCCAGTTTTTCCAACAAACTCAGCACGGGGCCTTCAAAGGCCCCGATGTTATTTGCTTCCTCCAGCACATCTTGACCCACGTCCCAGGAGAGATCGTGGTGGTGCTGGACAACGCTGGCATCCATAAGTCGAAGGCCGTCACGGCCTTCGTCACAGGTGAATCTCGGTTGTCCCTGCAGTACCTCCCACCGTATGCTCCGGAACTCAATCCCATCGAGCTGGTGTGGGCGTACATGAAGCGGAACATCCTGGGGAACTTCTGTGCCCGCACCTTGCAGGAACTGAAGGCACGCCTCCGGGTTGGGTGGCAGCGCGTTCGGTATGTCCGACTCCCTGCTCGCCTCCTGCACAGCTATCTCCCATCTTGA
- a CDS encoding S1C family serine protease — MTKNTFSDLSEALSSSVSRSAQSIVTVLSGRAISGVVTAENEILTVAHVLPGDEVRVRTPDGRELTAQVVGRQHASDLALLRVSDLKVPPVTASQGAQVGELLSVVARPERGVQAALGFLGAALPERGFMPTGAAPFRGVSGGGVFDARGGLIGLANAGLSRGELMAVPAERALRVARLLSRDGRVPQGYLGIGTQPVHFPEQTEPEERQPEAQPEQAPPEAGQPTAGAGRGERGWNREGRGERGRGGPWGREGPGREGPGREAWGRGGRGGWNERGWGERGWGGRGGSGGGPRRGKIGLTVVQVEHASPAQAAGIMIGDVVLTLDGSPIHHPVQLLDAVRDRAGETLTLGILRGGAQQDVSVMLGER, encoded by the coding sequence ATGACCAAGAATACTTTTTCCGATCTGTCCGAAGCCCTTTCCTCTTCCGTTTCTCGAAGCGCCCAGTCCATCGTGACTGTGCTCTCGGGCCGCGCCATCAGCGGCGTCGTCACCGCCGAGAATGAAATCCTGACGGTGGCCCACGTCCTGCCCGGCGACGAGGTGCGGGTCCGGACCCCCGATGGCCGCGAACTGACGGCGCAGGTGGTGGGCCGTCAGCACGCCAGCGATCTGGCCCTGCTGCGCGTTTCCGACCTGAAGGTGCCGCCCGTGACTGCCAGCCAGGGCGCACAGGTCGGCGAACTGCTCAGTGTGGTGGCCCGCCCCGAGCGCGGGGTGCAGGCCGCGCTCGGCTTTCTCGGCGCGGCGCTGCCAGAGCGCGGCTTCATGCCCACCGGGGCCGCGCCGTTCCGGGGCGTGTCGGGCGGCGGCGTCTTCGATGCGCGCGGCGGCCTGATCGGCCTCGCCAATGCGGGCCTATCGCGCGGCGAGCTGATGGCCGTGCCTGCCGAGCGGGCGCTGAGGGTGGCGCGCCTGCTCTCCCGCGATGGCCGGGTGCCGCAGGGATATCTCGGCATCGGCACCCAGCCGGTTCACTTTCCTGAACAAACCGAGCCGGAAGAAAGACAGCCGGAAGCTCAGCCTGAACAAGCGCCGCCGGAAGCGGGGCAGCCCACTGCCGGGGCCGGGCGCGGCGAACGCGGCTGGAACCGGGAGGGCCGGGGTGAACGGGGCCGGGGCGGTCCCTGGGGACGGGAAGGACCGGGCCGTGAGGGGCCTGGCCGCGAGGCCTGGGGACGCGGTGGCCGGGGCGGCTGGAATGAGCGCGGCTGGGGCGAACGTGGCTGGGGCGGGCGCGGCGGTTCGGGCGGAGGTCCGCGCCGGGGCAAGATCGGCCTGACGGTGGTGCAGGTGGAACACGCCAGCCCCGCCCAGGCTGCCGGAATCATGATCGGCGACGTGGTGCTGACGCTGGACGGCTCGCCGATTCACCACCCGGTGCAACTGCTCGACGCGGTGCGTGACCGGGCCGGGGAGACGCTGACTCTGGGCATCCTGCGCGGCGGCGCGCAGCAGGACGTGTCGGTGATGCTGGGAGAGCGGTAA
- a CDS encoding helix-turn-helix transcriptional regulator, producing MLSALFTDLRVYIGVRSPAAAAGVRAFMLEAGLTLAVSAHEADVLVLDDAALHDLDALSDFPGGVVALGGPVWANALSELNLSGWAALPPDAGPVELVAGVLAAAAGLAAVGAAQAERLKPYLDDLEAQDPDSDETLAAVPGDLHLTPREHEVLDLLAAGLSNKRAAKQLGVSEHTVKFHAQAIYSKLGVSSRAAAVTRGVQLGLLSV from the coding sequence GTGCTGAGTGCCCTCTTCACCGACCTGCGCGTTTACATTGGCGTGCGCTCTCCCGCTGCGGCGGCAGGGGTGCGCGCCTTTATGCTGGAAGCGGGTCTGACGCTGGCGGTGAGTGCCCACGAGGCCGACGTTCTGGTACTGGACGACGCGGCCTTACACGATCTGGACGCCCTGAGCGACTTTCCCGGCGGCGTGGTGGCGCTCGGCGGGCCGGTATGGGCCAATGCGCTCTCCGAACTCAACCTGTCCGGCTGGGCCGCCCTGCCGCCGGACGCCGGGCCAGTCGAACTGGTGGCGGGCGTGCTGGCGGCGGCGGCGGGCCTAGCGGCGGTGGGCGCGGCGCAGGCTGAACGCCTGAAGCCGTATCTCGACGACCTGGAGGCGCAGGACCCAGACTCCGACGAGACCCTGGCCGCTGTGCCCGGTGACCTTCATCTCACCCCCCGCGAACACGAGGTGCTCGATCTGCTGGCGGCGGGCCTGAGCAACAAGCGCGCTGCTAAGCAGCTTGGCGTCAGCGAACACACCGTCAAGTTTCACGCCCAGGCCATCTACTCCAAGCTGGGCGTCTCCAGCCGCGCCGCCGCCGTGACGCGCGGGGTGCAGTTGGGGTTGCTGAGCGTGTAA
- a CDS encoding SAM-dependent methyltransferase translates to MPRSSQSRSSQSRSSQSRSRLSPAQTTALSAAALTAAAVLIARLRPAATAGELRDAALRLLEVGLPSRRRFAVELWDGTTLPATTGEDARLRLNSPKTLGRMLRLPLDVALGEAYIRGDFDIEGDFSAVVELADTFDAAPGLKAVPGLMRDYERLRRGAGAPPPAPKASLEGETHSRERDKAAISHHYDVSNDFYKLWLDERMVYSCGYFPSGEETLDEAQAAKLELICRKLRLKSGEKLLDIGCGWGGLAIYAAQHYGVSVTGVTLSEAQLQEGKARVTAAGLDHLVSLELRDYRDVEGPFDKISSIGMAEHVGRKNMAEYFATAQRVLKPGGLMLNHAIASGLGQAKVSNLLQSGNFARRYVFPDGELLPIWETQKFAEEALFEVRDVENLREHYAQTTRHWARNLEAHQTAALEFLGEERYRLWRIYLNACVYYFSAGHLSIFQTLLAKPDEQRRVTLPPSRADLYR, encoded by the coding sequence ATGCCCAGATCGTCTCAGTCCAGATCGTCTCAGTCCAGATCGTCTCAGTCCCGCTCCAGGCTCAGTCCCGCCCAGACCACCGCCCTCAGTGCTGCCGCCCTGACGGCTGCTGCGGTGCTGATCGCCCGCCTGCGCCCCGCCGCCACCGCTGGAGAGCTGCGGGACGCCGCCCTGCGCCTGCTGGAAGTCGGCCTGCCCAGCCGCCGCCGCTTTGCCGTCGAGCTGTGGGACGGCACGACCCTGCCCGCCACCACCGGCGAGGACGCCCGGCTGAGGCTCAACAGCCCCAAGACCCTGGGGCGGATGCTGAGATTGCCACTGGACGTGGCGCTGGGCGAGGCGTACATCCGGGGCGATTTCGACATCGAGGGCGATTTCTCGGCGGTGGTCGAGCTGGCCGACACCTTCGACGCCGCGCCAGGGCTGAAGGCCGTGCCGGGGCTAATGCGCGACTATGAGCGTCTGCGCCGGGGAGCCGGTGCACCGCCGCCCGCACCCAAGGCTAGCCTGGAAGGCGAGACCCACAGCCGCGAGCGCGACAAGGCCGCTATCTCGCACCACTACGACGTCTCCAACGACTTCTACAAGCTGTGGCTCGACGAGCGGATGGTCTACTCCTGCGGTTACTTTCCCAGCGGCGAGGAAACCCTGGACGAGGCTCAGGCCGCCAAACTCGAACTGATCTGCCGCAAACTCAGACTCAAATCCGGTGAGAAATTGCTTGACATCGGCTGCGGCTGGGGCGGGCTGGCAATCTATGCTGCGCAGCACTACGGCGTTTCGGTCACGGGCGTCACCCTGTCGGAAGCGCAGTTGCAGGAAGGCAAAGCCAGGGTCACCGCCGCCGGGCTGGACCACCTGGTCAGTTTAGAGCTGCGCGATTACCGCGACGTCGAGGGGCCGTTCGACAAGATTTCCAGCATCGGCATGGCCGAGCACGTGGGCCGCAAGAACATGGCCGAGTATTTCGCCACCGCTCAAAGGGTGCTGAAACCCGGCGGGCTGATGCTCAACCACGCCATCGCCTCAGGGCTGGGGCAGGCCAAGGTCTCGAACCTGCTGCAATCCGGCAACTTTGCGCGGCGCTACGTGTTCCCCGACGGCGAGCTGCTGCCGATCTGGGAAACCCAGAAATTTGCCGAGGAAGCCCTCTTCGAGGTGCGCGACGTGGAAAACCTGCGCGAGCACTACGCCCAGACCACCCGCCACTGGGCCAGGAATCTGGAAGCCCACCAGACGGCGGCACTGGAATTTCTGGGCGAGGAGCGCTACCGGCTGTGGCGCATCTACCTGAATGCCTGCGTGTACTACTTCAGCGCCGGGCACCTCTCCATTTTCCAGACGCTGCTGGCCAAGCCCGACGAGCAGCGCCGCGTGACCTTGCCGCCCAGCCGGGCCGATCTGTACCGCTGA
- a CDS encoding type IV pilus twitching motility protein PilT codes for MRASSLPGGRVGGDLRRFGTEKLSTEQLEHFTRLMMDRPEQWSEFAKQRDADFAYSVPGLARFRVNAYHQRGSISMIMRVIEDRPIPTFEQLGLPQATFESLVANERGLILVTGPTGSGKTTTLASMIDHINAHQPVNVLTLEDPIEILHHDKQGTVSQRELGRDTLSFAAGLRASMRQDPDVILIGEMHDKETVEAALSAAQTGHLVFSTLHTMDAMRTMIRIIDFFAPHERAQIRQGLAESLVGVVSQRLLPRVGGGRVLGMEVMLGTATIRECIKHEDKLEEIKQAVEEGGLHGMQTFDQHVVQLVGAGLLSREDALQAATRPHEVKIKLMQASFASAQPAAPQVAQANGAAAS; via the coding sequence CTGCGGGCAAGCAGTCTGCCGGGCGGACGGGTCGGCGGCGATCTGCGGCGTTTCGGCACAGAGAAGCTCAGTACTGAGCAGCTCGAACACTTCACCCGGCTGATGATGGACCGCCCCGAGCAGTGGAGCGAGTTCGCCAAGCAGCGCGACGCCGACTTTGCCTACAGCGTTCCCGGCCTGGCCCGTTTCCGGGTCAACGCCTACCACCAGCGCGGCTCCATCAGCATGATCATGCGGGTCATCGAAGACCGACCCATTCCAACGTTCGAGCAGCTCGGCTTGCCGCAGGCCACCTTCGAGTCGCTGGTCGCCAACGAGCGCGGCCTGATTCTGGTGACCGGCCCCACCGGCAGCGGCAAGACCACCACGCTGGCCTCGATGATCGACCACATCAATGCCCACCAGCCGGTCAACGTGCTGACATTGGAAGACCCGATTGAGATTTTGCACCATGACAAGCAGGGCACCGTCTCGCAGCGTGAACTGGGCCGCGATACCCTGTCGTTCGCAGCGGGCCTGCGGGCCTCAATGCGCCAGGACCCCGACGTGATCCTGATCGGTGAGATGCACGACAAGGAAACGGTAGAGGCGGCCCTCTCGGCGGCGCAGACCGGCCACCTGGTGTTCAGCACCCTGCACACCATGGACGCCATGCGAACGATGATTCGCATCATCGACTTCTTCGCGCCGCACGAGCGCGCCCAGATTCGTCAGGGCCTGGCCGAGAGCCTGGTCGGGGTGGTCAGCCAGCGCCTGTTGCCCAGGGTCGGCGGCGGGCGGGTGCTGGGCATGGAAGTGATGCTCGGCACCGCCACCATCCGGGAATGCATCAAGCACGAAGACAAGCTCGAAGAGATCAAGCAGGCCGTCGAGGAAGGCGGGCTGCACGGCATGCAGACCTTTGATCAGCACGTGGTGCAACTGGTCGGTGCGGGTCTGCTGAGCCGCGAGGATGCCCTGCAAGCCGCCACCCGGCCCCACGAGGTCAAGATCAAGCTGATGCAGGCCAGCTTCGCCTCGGCCCAGCCCGCCGCGCCGCAGGTTGCACAGGCAAATGGGGCCGCCGCGAGCTGA
- a CDS encoding S66 family peptidase has translation MTPTFIRPPALQPGDTVAALSLSSGFVTEVMHRYEAGIRQIGAAFGWQIVPAPNALRGEEYLSQNPQARADDLHWALENPDIAGILSIIGGDDSVRLLPYLNLELIRRHPKVFLGFSDATVTLMQFLRAGVCSFHGPALLTDLAEHGGIRPEVARGVRQAVMSAQPFTFQAAPAWTEQRLEWLPELQETPRDFAPSEGWTWLQGQQPTEGHLIGGCLEVLDMLNGSPGWPEPDLWRGAVLVLETSEDVPPPHQVGYWLRNFAAQGILQTAAGLVLARPRSYPPEMVQGLYGWVRKVLREAGREDLPVLANVDFGHTSPQLTLPLGARARLDPLAGTFAVLEGGVKQPLD, from the coding sequence ATGACACCTACATTCATTCGCCCGCCCGCGCTCCAACCTGGCGATACGGTGGCGGCCCTGAGCCTGTCGAGCGGCTTCGTGACTGAGGTGATGCACCGCTACGAGGCGGGCATCCGGCAGATCGGGGCGGCGTTCGGCTGGCAGATCGTACCCGCCCCCAACGCCCTGCGCGGCGAGGAATATCTCTCCCAGAATCCCCAGGCCCGCGCCGACGATTTGCACTGGGCGCTGGAAAACCCCGACATCGCTGGAATCCTGAGCATCATCGGCGGCGACGACAGCGTGCGGCTGCTGCCGTACCTGAATCTGGAACTGATTCGCCGTCACCCCAAGGTCTTCCTGGGCTTCTCCGACGCCACCGTCACGCTGATGCAGTTTCTGCGCGCGGGCGTCTGTTCCTTTCACGGCCCAGCCCTGCTGACCGATTTGGCCGAGCACGGCGGCATCCGGCCCGAGGTGGCGCGGGGCGTGCGGCAGGCAGTCATGTCCGCCCAGCCGTTCACCTTTCAAGCCGCCCCAGCGTGGACCGAGCAGCGCCTCGAGTGGCTTCCCGAACTTCAGGAGACGCCGCGCGATTTTGCGCCCTCGGAAGGCTGGACCTGGCTGCAAGGCCAGCAGCCCACCGAGGGCCACCTGATCGGCGGCTGCCTGGAAGTGCTAGACATGCTCAACGGCTCACCCGGCTGGCCGGAGCCAGACCTGTGGCGCGGCGCGGTGCTGGTTCTTGAAACGAGTGAAGATGTACCGCCGCCCCACCAGGTCGGATACTGGCTGCGGAACTTTGCCGCGCAGGGCATCCTGCAAACAGCAGCGGGCCTGGTGCTGGCCCGGCCCAGGAGCTACCCGCCCGAGATGGTGCAAGGCCTCTACGGTTGGGTCAGAAAAGTGTTGCGGGAGGCGGGGCGCGAAGATCTGCCGGTGCTGGCGAACGTGGATTTCGGCCACACCAGTCCGCAGCTCACCCTGCCACTGGGGGCGCGGGCACGGCTCGATCCGCTTGCTGGAACGTTCGCGGTGCTGGAGGGCGGGGTGAAGCAGCCGCTGGATTAA
- a CDS encoding DNA topoisomerase IB, with protein sequence MPSRTDLLQDDYLRREGHEPGKFEYFWPDETPFTDGPALARIAALAVPPAYQDVFVSPDPDAEVQAFGRDAAGRLQYRYHADFVQAGAMKKWQRLIRFAGALPDLRTVTATDLRLPAGEGGGLPRRKVLALMTRLLHVARFRVGSDIYARTHQTYGLSTLRQRHVKVEGHTIFFDFKGKHSVWQHKQTVDRTLAANLQKLLDLPGPWLFQSVDEGVRRRLRSADLNAYLHEVIGPFTAKDFRTWGGTLLAAEFLAEAGVTDDEKAARKMLVECVRYVAADLGNTPAVTRGSYICPVIFDRYLAGKVLDDYEPRAAKMSTLDGLTRSEAALQRLLASERSLKQGRRAASVSHREKVQQDNGQKESAA encoded by the coding sequence ATGCCTTCCCGTACCGACCTGCTGCAAGACGATTACCTGCGCCGTGAGGGGCACGAGCCGGGCAAGTTCGAATACTTCTGGCCCGACGAAACGCCCTTCACGGACGGGCCTGCCCTGGCACGCATCGCGGCCCTGGCGGTGCCGCCCGCTTACCAGGACGTGTTCGTCAGCCCCGATCCGGACGCCGAGGTGCAGGCGTTTGGCCGCGACGCCGCCGGGCGGCTCCAGTACCGCTACCACGCCGACTTCGTGCAGGCCGGGGCCATGAAGAAGTGGCAGCGCCTGATCCGTTTCGCCGGAGCGCTGCCGGATCTGCGGACCGTGACCGCCACCGACCTGCGTCTGCCTGCTGGCGAGGGCGGCGGTTTGCCCCGGCGCAAGGTGCTGGCGCTGATGACCCGGCTCCTGCACGTGGCCCGCTTCCGAGTGGGCAGCGACATCTACGCCCGCACCCACCAGACCTACGGCCTCTCGACCCTGCGTCAGCGCCATGTCAAGGTGGAAGGCCACACCATTTTCTTTGACTTCAAGGGCAAGCATTCGGTCTGGCAGCACAAGCAGACGGTGGACAGGACGCTGGCCGCCAACCTCCAGAAACTGCTCGACCTGCCTGGTCCCTGGCTGTTTCAATCGGTGGACGAGGGGGTGCGCCGCCGCCTTCGTTCGGCGGACCTCAACGCCTACCTGCACGAGGTGATCGGCCCGTTTACTGCCAAGGATTTCCGCACCTGGGGCGGCACGCTGTTGGCCGCCGAGTTTCTGGCCGAGGCTGGGGTCACGGACGACGAGAAGGCCGCCCGCAAAATGCTGGTGGAGTGCGTCAGGTACGTGGCTGCCGACCTCGGCAACACTCCCGCCGTCACGCGCGGCAGCTACATCTGCCCGGTCATTTTTGACCGTTACCTGGCGGGTAAGGTGCTCGACGACTACGAGCCGCGTGCTGCGAAGATGTCCACCCTGGACGGCCTGACCCGCAGCGAGGCGGCCCTTCAGCGGCTGCTGGCGAGTGAGCGTTCGCTGAAACAGGGCCGCCGAGCCGCCAGTGTCAGTCACAGGGAGAAAGTCCAGCAGGACAACGGTCAGAAGGAGAGCGCTGCATGA